A window of Bufo gargarizans isolate SCDJY-AF-19 chromosome 9, ASM1485885v1, whole genome shotgun sequence contains these coding sequences:
- the LOC122946626 gene encoding SH2 domain-containing protein 3C-like isoform X3, whose protein sequence is MTERCSLWSALSAAACCFYRGSFMQVQFSKEKYILDTPPEKLHKELEEELKLNSSDLRSHAWYHGRIPREVSETLVHRNGDFLIRDSLTSLGDYVLTCRWKNEPLHFKINKVMVKTSDSYTRIQYLFEQESFDNIPALVRFYVGSRRAVSDQSGALIFCPINRTFPLRYLEASYGLSPGRPSTQSPQKGHMKRRSITMTDGLTADKITKSNGCANSTSSPHHRDIIRNCAVSVDQIQDLHAPMSPISETPGSPAYGTVVRVKPQGPPAGMVTPGSPVPRRSSEPYVNPANNKATLNMAETSHSTPGHGYTQISPSPSINSYSDPDNGHYCQLRPASPTHDTHNKPLPTKSYVERLKVDEGVRAGVNHAVEDTDKDRLSFTTPSIEAKSSFNPSAFKSMLIPADNKPLEMCILKKVKELFSEVDAKTIAQHITKTDCEVARILGVTKETQRMMGVSSGMELLTLPHGRQLRLDLLERFHTMSIMIAVDILGCTGSTEERAALLHKTIQLAAELKGTLGNLYSFAAVMNALELTQISRLEQTWIALRQRHTEGAILYEKKLKPFLKSMNEGKESLPLSNTTFPHIIPLITLLETDSPLLDGGEPWDSIDNGVEVVMSHLEAARMVAHHGGLYRTNAEMRLQGFHPRPDLLEVSSTEFQMRMLWGSRGAAGTQAERYDKFDKVLTALSHKLEPSVRFSEL, encoded by the exons ATGACCGAACGCTGCAGCTTGTGGAGCGCCCTGTCAGCAGCGGCATGCTGCTTCTACCGGGGGTCTTTTATGCAGGTACAG TTCTCCAAGGAGAAGTACATCTTGGATACTCCACCGGAGAAGCTGCACAAGGAGCTAGAAGAGGAGCTAAAACTTAACAGCTCAGACCTGCGTAGCCACGCCTGGTACCACGGGCGCATACCACGAGAG GTGTCGGAGACCTTGGTGCATAGAAACGGAGACTTTCTCATCAGGGACTCGTTGACCAGCCTGGGTGACTATGTGCTGACTTGTCGATGGAAGAACGAGCCTCTTCATTTCAAGATCAACAAGGTGATGGTGAAAACCAGTGACAGCTACACCCGTATCCAGTATCTCTTCGAACAGGAGAGCTTCGACAACATCCCAGCCCTGGTGCGCTTTTATGTCGGCAGCCGAAGAGCTGTCTCAGATCAGAGTGGCGCGCTCATCTTCTGTCCTATCAACCGGACATTTCCACTGCGATACCTGGAAGCCAGCTATGGACTGTCACCGGGAAGGCCAAGTACTCAAAGCCCACAGAAGGGACATATGAAGAGAAGAAGCATCACCATGACTGATGGTCTCACTGCCGACAAGATCACCAAGAGCAATGGATGCGCAAACAG CACCTCCTCCCCACATCACAGAGATATCATCAGAAACTGTGCAGTCAGTGTGGACCAAATCCAAGACCTACACGCCCCAATGTCCCCCATTTCTGAGACCCCCGGATCCCCGGCCTATGGTACAG TCGTTAGGGTGAAGCCGCAGGGACCTCCAGCAGGAATGGTGACTCCCGGTTCTCCGGTGCCGAGAAGATCCAGTGAACCTTACGTTAATCCAGCAAATAACAAGGCCACATTAAACATGGCCGAAACCTCCCATTCCACACCCGGTCACGGCTACACACAAATCTCTCCCTCGCCCTCTATAAACAGTTACAGTGACCCCGATAACGGACATTACTGCCAGCTACGCCCAGCCTCCCCGACACATGACACCCACAACAAACCTCTGCCGACCAAGAGCTACGTGGAAAGATTAAAAGTGGATGAAGGCGTCAGGGCAGGCGTCAACCATGCGGTGGAAGATACTGACAAGGACAGGCTCTCTTTTACTACCCCAAGTATAGAAGCCAAATCTTCTTTTAACCCGTCCGCCTTCAAGTCCATGCTGATCCCCGCAGACAACAAGCCCCTGGAGATGTGCATCCTGAAGAAGGTCAAGGAGCTGTTTTCGGAGGTCGATGCAAAGACCATTGCCCAGCATATCACCAAAACAGACTGCGAG GTTGCCAGGATACTCGGTGTTACCAAGGAGACGCAGAGGATGATGGGAGTCAGCTCAGGCATGGAGCTCCTGACGCTGCCGCATGGCCGCCAGCTGCGGCTTGACCTTCTCGAAAG ATTTCACACCATGTCCATCATGATCGCTGTCGATATCTTGGGCTGCACGGGAAGTACGGAGGAGAGGGCTGCGTTACTGCACAAGACCATTCAGCTGGCAGCCGAGCTGAAGGGCACGCTGGGCAACTTGTACAGCTTCGCGGCTGTGATGAACGCTCTGGAATTGACACAG ATCTCAAGACTAGAACAGACGTGGATCGCCCTGAGACAGAGACACACAGAGGGAGCCATATTGTATGAGAAGAAACTGAAGCCGTTCCTGAAAAGTATGAATGAAGGCAAAG AGAGTCTCCCGCTGAGCAACACCACATTCCCTCATATCATCCCTCTCATCACCCTTCTGGAGACAGACTCCCCTCTGCTGGACGGCGGAGAGCCATGGGACAGCATTGACAATGGGGTAGAAGTGGTCATGTCTCATCTAGAAGCGGCTAGGATGGTGGCACATCACGGGGGGCTCTACCGCACCAATGCCGAGATGAGGCTACAAG GTTTCCACCCCAGACCCGATCTCTTGGAGGTCTCCAGCACTGAATTCCAAATGCGGATGCTTTGGGGCAGCCGGGGAGCGGCTGGAACTCAAGCCGAGCGATACGACAAGTTTGACAAAGTTCTCACCGCTCTCTCGCACAAACTGGAACCGTCTGTGCGCTTCAGTGAATTATAA
- the LOC122946626 gene encoding SH2 domain-containing protein 3C-like isoform X2, which yields MNLDFRAMTEVGRRCFPMGYCTCNSLDGGSEYVKFSKEKYILDTPPEKLHKELEEELKLNSSDLRSHAWYHGRIPREVSETLVHRNGDFLIRDSLTSLGDYVLTCRWKNEPLHFKINKVMVKTSDSYTRIQYLFEQESFDNIPALVRFYVGSRRAVSDQSGALIFCPINRTFPLRYLEASYGLSPGRPSTQSPQKGHMKRRSITMTDGLTADKITKSNGCANSTSSPHHRDIIRNCAVSVDQIQDLHAPMSPISETPGSPAYGTVVRVKPQGPPAGMVTPGSPVPRRSSEPYVNPANNKATLNMAETSHSTPGHGYTQISPSPSINSYSDPDNGHYCQLRPASPTHDTHNKPLPTKSYVERLKVDEGVRAGVNHAVEDTDKDRLSFTTPSIEAKSSFNPSAFKSMLIPADNKPLEMCILKKVKELFSEVDAKTIAQHITKTDCEVARILGVTKETQRMMGVSSGMELLTLPHGRQLRLDLLERFHTMSIMIAVDILGCTGSTEERAALLHKTIQLAAELKGTLGNLYSFAAVMNALELTQISRLEQTWIALRQRHTEGAILYEKKLKPFLKSMNEGKESLPLSNTTFPHIIPLITLLETDSPLLDGGEPWDSIDNGVEVVMSHLEAARMVAHHGGLYRTNAEMRLQGFHPRPDLLEVSSTEFQMRMLWGSRGAAGTQAERYDKFDKVLTALSHKLEPSVRFSEL from the exons TTCTCCAAGGAGAAGTACATCTTGGATACTCCACCGGAGAAGCTGCACAAGGAGCTAGAAGAGGAGCTAAAACTTAACAGCTCAGACCTGCGTAGCCACGCCTGGTACCACGGGCGCATACCACGAGAG GTGTCGGAGACCTTGGTGCATAGAAACGGAGACTTTCTCATCAGGGACTCGTTGACCAGCCTGGGTGACTATGTGCTGACTTGTCGATGGAAGAACGAGCCTCTTCATTTCAAGATCAACAAGGTGATGGTGAAAACCAGTGACAGCTACACCCGTATCCAGTATCTCTTCGAACAGGAGAGCTTCGACAACATCCCAGCCCTGGTGCGCTTTTATGTCGGCAGCCGAAGAGCTGTCTCAGATCAGAGTGGCGCGCTCATCTTCTGTCCTATCAACCGGACATTTCCACTGCGATACCTGGAAGCCAGCTATGGACTGTCACCGGGAAGGCCAAGTACTCAAAGCCCACAGAAGGGACATATGAAGAGAAGAAGCATCACCATGACTGATGGTCTCACTGCCGACAAGATCACCAAGAGCAATGGATGCGCAAACAG CACCTCCTCCCCACATCACAGAGATATCATCAGAAACTGTGCAGTCAGTGTGGACCAAATCCAAGACCTACACGCCCCAATGTCCCCCATTTCTGAGACCCCCGGATCCCCGGCCTATGGTACAG TCGTTAGGGTGAAGCCGCAGGGACCTCCAGCAGGAATGGTGACTCCCGGTTCTCCGGTGCCGAGAAGATCCAGTGAACCTTACGTTAATCCAGCAAATAACAAGGCCACATTAAACATGGCCGAAACCTCCCATTCCACACCCGGTCACGGCTACACACAAATCTCTCCCTCGCCCTCTATAAACAGTTACAGTGACCCCGATAACGGACATTACTGCCAGCTACGCCCAGCCTCCCCGACACATGACACCCACAACAAACCTCTGCCGACCAAGAGCTACGTGGAAAGATTAAAAGTGGATGAAGGCGTCAGGGCAGGCGTCAACCATGCGGTGGAAGATACTGACAAGGACAGGCTCTCTTTTACTACCCCAAGTATAGAAGCCAAATCTTCTTTTAACCCGTCCGCCTTCAAGTCCATGCTGATCCCCGCAGACAACAAGCCCCTGGAGATGTGCATCCTGAAGAAGGTCAAGGAGCTGTTTTCGGAGGTCGATGCAAAGACCATTGCCCAGCATATCACCAAAACAGACTGCGAG GTTGCCAGGATACTCGGTGTTACCAAGGAGACGCAGAGGATGATGGGAGTCAGCTCAGGCATGGAGCTCCTGACGCTGCCGCATGGCCGCCAGCTGCGGCTTGACCTTCTCGAAAG ATTTCACACCATGTCCATCATGATCGCTGTCGATATCTTGGGCTGCACGGGAAGTACGGAGGAGAGGGCTGCGTTACTGCACAAGACCATTCAGCTGGCAGCCGAGCTGAAGGGCACGCTGGGCAACTTGTACAGCTTCGCGGCTGTGATGAACGCTCTGGAATTGACACAG ATCTCAAGACTAGAACAGACGTGGATCGCCCTGAGACAGAGACACACAGAGGGAGCCATATTGTATGAGAAGAAACTGAAGCCGTTCCTGAAAAGTATGAATGAAGGCAAAG AGAGTCTCCCGCTGAGCAACACCACATTCCCTCATATCATCCCTCTCATCACCCTTCTGGAGACAGACTCCCCTCTGCTGGACGGCGGAGAGCCATGGGACAGCATTGACAATGGGGTAGAAGTGGTCATGTCTCATCTAGAAGCGGCTAGGATGGTGGCACATCACGGGGGGCTCTACCGCACCAATGCCGAGATGAGGCTACAAG GTTTCCACCCCAGACCCGATCTCTTGGAGGTCTCCAGCACTGAATTCCAAATGCGGATGCTTTGGGGCAGCCGGGGAGCGGCTGGAACTCAAGCCGAGCGATACGACAAGTTTGACAAAGTTCTCACCGCTCTCTCGCACAAACTGGAACCGTCTGTGCGCTTCAGTGAATTATAA